A portion of the Blautia hansenii DSM 20583 genome contains these proteins:
- a CDS encoding radical SAM/SPASM domain-containing protein produces MESKMNEFIKITEGEKVALIDPVGKVCLGVSKRFADNLDKPEFQEKLFPVWKQQTEFIKEIENNHEKINTVYLMVTRKCNMNCDFCAISANDKLRPEKEFKLEDIQNKVIPFFQKNKPHKMILTGGEPLIKDQIVEIAKALRNGLTCPITLQSNGLAITRELTEQLKGYIDEIDFSTMHMFGTPEKEQQLINHIEMCQQAGIKVVLSFIYEKTNEVDLYRLIDIAVKYDINVLFNIVSSVGRAKENSKILSDMEHLDMNLKIAKYILKQGYENKKIGEAFYQRIQVRNSCGGYGKVMAIFPEGDIYMCQCMEKNQVRMGNILTDSSEKILKTQDCLLKEDEIKQLFCVDYKEICKECDYRYICGGKCMASEGEYDRKCIFAKAMFKYVLFYYKQQDKNREKLENYVQYLEKIKKCMGER; encoded by the coding sequence ATGGAAAGTAAGATGAATGAGTTTATTAAGATAACTGAGGGAGAAAAAGTGGCTTTAATTGATCCGGTAGGAAAAGTCTGCCTGGGGGTAAGTAAAAGATTTGCAGACAATTTAGATAAACCAGAGTTTCAGGAAAAGTTATTCCCTGTATGGAAGCAGCAAACTGAATTTATAAAGGAAATAGAAAATAATCATGAGAAAATCAATACGGTATATTTGATGGTAACCAGGAAATGTAATATGAATTGTGATTTTTGTGCGATCAGTGCAAACGACAAGCTTCGTCCAGAAAAAGAATTTAAGCTGGAGGATATACAGAATAAGGTGATTCCGTTCTTTCAGAAAAATAAACCACATAAAATGATTCTTACAGGTGGAGAGCCACTGATTAAAGATCAAATTGTGGAAATTGCAAAAGCATTAAGAAATGGTTTGACTTGCCCCATAACACTGCAGAGCAATGGTCTTGCAATCACCAGAGAATTAACAGAACAACTCAAAGGATATATAGACGAAATTGATTTCAGTACCATGCACATGTTTGGAACGCCTGAAAAGGAGCAGCAGCTAATTAATCATATCGAGATGTGTCAGCAAGCTGGAATAAAGGTGGTTCTTAGCTTTATTTATGAGAAAACTAATGAAGTGGATTTGTATCGATTGATTGATATAGCTGTTAAATATGACATTAATGTTCTTTTTAATATTGTTTCATCCGTGGGTAGGGCGAAAGAAAACTCTAAAATTTTATCAGATATGGAACATCTTGATATGAACCTGAAGATAGCAAAATATATATTGAAACAGGGATACGAGAATAAAAAAATAGGAGAAGCCTTTTACCAAAGGATTCAGGTAAGAAATTCTTGTGGGGGTTATGGAAAAGTTATGGCAATTTTCCCGGAAGGCGATATTTATATGTGTCAGTGTATGGAAAAGAATCAGGTTCGAATGGGCAATATACTTACAGATAGTTCTGAAAAGATTTTGAAAACTCAAGACTGTTTGCTGAAGGAAGATGAAATAAAGCAGTTATTTTGTGTGGACTATAAAGAAATATGTAAGGAATGCGATTATCGTTATATATGTGGTGGGAAATGTATGGCTTCGGAAGGAGAATATGACCGTAAATGTATTTTTGCAAAAGCAATGTTTAAATATGTGCTATTTTATTACAAACAGCAGGATAAAAATAGAGAAAAACTTGAAAATTATGTTCAATATCTTGAAAAAATAAAGAAATGTATGGGAGAAAGATAG
- a CDS encoding ATP-binding protein, translated as MYLKRFVYDRLLDWKNEGGHSTLEVGGARQVGKTYLIQKFADENYKHKIYINLFELSGKQFMECYKQATDWTPGTKRREHPLHDAFQLYEPDFIDSEDTVIIIDEIQESSEIYNRIREFTRHFKAHFIITGSYLGRIYDPEFRYSSGDVTKLTIYTLSFEEFLMAYDQSLYDDYKKIPLHSSKAEVYDHLKETYELYCQIGGYPKVVENYLENQSIVKAQGELVKIIDTFTNESIRYFTDILDTKVFTHIFFSICRILNREKKGFSEDSISEELQKLVTKDYSSNISKATCNRAISWLYFSGIIGFCAKITEMDILDFKSASRCYFMDMGLANYYLTRTGTDSRVLAGTLNENYVYINLKKRQDFPQEISFETPAFATYRGGEIDFVAQSLSSSTRYLIEVKAGKGIGFLTLLNNVVVFPACSHFNIEVSKIFLQ; from the coding sequence ATGTATCTGAAGCGTTTTGTCTATGACCGTCTTCTGGATTGGAAAAATGAAGGAGGTCATAGTACCCTGGAAGTCGGTGGAGCCCGTCAGGTTGGAAAAACCTACCTGATACAGAAATTCGCTGACGAAAACTACAAACACAAAATTTATATTAACCTGTTTGAATTAAGCGGCAAACAGTTTATGGAATGTTATAAACAGGCAACCGACTGGACACCTGGAACAAAACGGCGGGAGCATCCTCTCCACGATGCCTTCCAGTTATATGAACCGGACTTTATTGATTCTGAAGATACCGTCATCATTATTGACGAAATCCAGGAGTCTTCCGAAATTTATAACCGTATCCGGGAGTTTACACGTCACTTTAAAGCCCATTTCATCATCACAGGAAGCTACCTTGGACGGATTTATGATCCAGAATTCCGTTATTCCAGCGGTGATGTCACAAAGCTTACTATCTACACACTTTCTTTTGAAGAATTTTTGATGGCCTATGACCAAAGCCTATATGACGATTATAAAAAAATACCTCTCCATTCATCTAAAGCCGAGGTCTATGATCACTTAAAAGAAACCTATGAGCTGTACTGCCAAATTGGTGGCTATCCCAAAGTAGTAGAAAACTATTTGGAGAACCAAAGCATCGTAAAAGCACAAGGCGAACTTGTAAAAATCATTGATACCTTTACCAATGAATCCATTCGCTATTTTACGGATATTTTGGATACCAAAGTGTTTACCCATATTTTCTTTTCCATCTGCCGTATTTTAAACCGTGAAAAGAAAGGATTTTCAGAAGACAGCATCAGCGAAGAATTGCAAAAACTGGTAACCAAAGACTACTCCAGCAATATTTCAAAGGCTACCTGCAACCGTGCCATTAGCTGGCTGTACTTTTCCGGAATCATCGGATTCTGTGCCAAAATAACAGAAATGGATATTCTGGATTTTAAGTCCGCAAGCCGCTGCTACTTCATGGATATGGGACTGGCAAACTATTATCTGACACGTACCGGTACCGATTCCCGTGTACTTGCAGGCACATTAAATGAAAATTATGTCTATATCAATCTGAAGAAACGCCAGGATTTTCCACAGGAAATTTCCTTTGAAACCCCTGCTTTTGCTACCTACCGTGGCGGAGAAATTGACTTTGTGGCACAAAGCCTATCTTCTTCCACCCGATATTTGATAGAAGTGAAAGCTGGAAAAGGTATAGGATTTTTGACTCTTCTAAATAATGTTGTAGTTTTTCCTGCGTGCTCTCATTTCAACATCGAGGTTTCTAAAATCTTTTTGCAGTGA
- a CDS encoding Cys-every-fifth radical SAM/SPASM peptide maturase CefB — protein MKFSKFNLIIKEGNKRVLFNTLSGECFKISTGVEEIIDNNLPDQLNKELYDDFLKKGIIVDDQVEENRYFSYIQNQTRFNNSVLSATVLLTWACNLACIYCYEGAGCRTTRMNKATADRFIGFMINQAKARNSKSMYINLFGGEPLLNIECGFYILDALKKFCAEKNIEFASGIITNGTLLTAEIVSQLINYNCQQIQITLDGMPDTHNARRKYKDGKGSFEQIISALELLNNKCADIHTVIRINVDKNNLDEVSTLLEYLGINGKGLTNCNVDFGIVRGSTQACSAYSGNCLSESIVGEVLSKLWSKAEMEGFTLYTKPFHRWIYCGLYADSQFTVTPNGELYKCWEHAGDEQHLMGNINENGNIDNIKYSFYDWMSHNPLENEECKECVYLPACGGGCGVVSYNETNSYHSKGCFKVKGVLEKQVLRYFKGKI, from the coding sequence ATGAAATTTTCTAAATTTAATCTGATAATCAAAGAAGGGAATAAAAGAGTTTTATTTAATACGCTTTCAGGAGAGTGTTTTAAAATATCTACAGGTGTTGAAGAAATAATTGATAATAATCTACCAGATCAACTTAATAAAGAATTATATGATGATTTTTTGAAAAAAGGAATTATTGTGGATGATCAGGTTGAAGAAAATAGATATTTTAGCTACATTCAAAACCAAACAAGATTCAATAATAGTGTATTATCGGCAACAGTACTGCTAACTTGGGCATGTAATTTAGCTTGTATATATTGCTATGAGGGGGCAGGATGTAGAACAACAAGAATGAATAAAGCAACCGCAGATAGATTTATAGGGTTTATGATAAACCAAGCAAAAGCAAGAAATTCAAAAAGTATGTATATTAATCTGTTTGGAGGAGAGCCATTACTTAATATAGAATGTGGATTTTATATTTTAGATGCATTAAAGAAATTCTGTGCAGAAAAAAATATAGAGTTTGCATCAGGGATAATAACGAATGGAACTTTATTAACAGCAGAGATAGTAAGCCAATTAATAAATTATAATTGTCAGCAGATACAAATAACTCTTGATGGTATGCCTGATACGCATAATGCAAGAAGAAAATATAAGGATGGAAAAGGTTCATTTGAACAGATTATTTCGGCTTTAGAATTGCTAAACAATAAATGTGCCGATATACATACGGTTATAAGAATCAATGTGGATAAGAATAATTTGGATGAAGTGAGTACACTTTTGGAATATCTTGGAATTAATGGAAAAGGTCTAACAAATTGCAATGTTGACTTTGGAATCGTTAGAGGTTCTACGCAAGCATGTTCTGCATATTCAGGGAATTGTTTAAGTGAAAGTATTGTAGGAGAGGTATTGAGTAAATTATGGAGTAAGGCTGAAATGGAAGGGTTTACTTTATATACAAAACCATTTCATAGATGGATTTATTGTGGATTATATGCTGATAGTCAGTTTACTGTCACTCCCAATGGTGAATTATATAAATGTTGGGAACATGCAGGGGATGAGCAACATTTGATGGGGAATATTAATGAGAACGGTAATATTGATAACATAAAATATTCATTTTATGATTGGATGTCTCATAACCCATTAGAGAATGAAGAATGTAAAGAATGTGTATATTTACCAGCTTGTGGTGGTGGATGTGGGGTGGTTAGTTATAACGAAACTAATAGTTACCACTCGAAAGGGTGCTTTAAAGTAAAAGGCGTACTTGAAAAGCAGGTGTTACGGTATTTTAAGGGGAAAATATAA
- a CDS encoding Cys-every-fifth RiPP peptide CefA, translated as MGSEYIGNGYGQSRAGGCVGGVGCLADVGCGGNACGAAVCGANVCGVDGCGAAACGINACPLNGCVGDACAANLTPLPGPFSNNDN; from the coding sequence ATGGGTAGCGAATACATAGGAAATGGATATGGTCAGTCTAGAGCTGGCGGATGTGTTGGAGGCGTTGGATGTTTAGCTGATGTAGGGTGTGGTGGAAATGCCTGCGGAGCAGCAGTATGTGGAGCTAATGTTTGTGGAGTAGATGGTTGCGGAGCAGCAGCATGTGGAATTAATGCTTGCCCACTTAATGGATGCGTGGGCGATGCATGTGCAGCAAACCTTACTCCGTTGCCAGGACCGTTTTCAAATAATGATAACTAA
- a CDS encoding ABC transporter ATP-binding protein, which produces MASIFKMCGKYLIKNKYSVICYGVLCLTSSMFSMISPYISGNFIDYLIVADNISKIYRYCFAFFGLFVFNQLIGYIVNRVYIKMQTQMGYDLNSDVIRHIQHLPVSFLKKQNMAYLNQRVNNDSNQVITFCINIVQGILINSLKLLLSIFVLVQFSCNITLLFIAIICAYALSYKILKKILFKAQFILTEAQANYFSKLFEQFDNILFVKMQAIYEAFLSRLKKEFQNILKVSLQYQKISYLFSSLDSLIMSLAQIGIFIMGGALVIRGKLSVGQLTIMLSYFGIMMEASRYFFSLTKTIQDNKVAYTRLKQILDLESDENAGVELKDISQIRLKNIMFCYDKKCIFRDISLEFKKGKIYSIIGKNGIGKSTLVDLIIGFYNREYAGEICYDALSLDQIDIYKTRKMCFGICEQEPVLLADTVRYNVSMDSEDSIDLKRLFYIAKKINLYSFIESLPKKLETIIGEKNSNLSGGEKQKLSILRVLYKNPPVIILDEPTSALDEESIRCLQVYLNQIKRDKIIILISHNSDFISISDEIVDLDKLDMDV; this is translated from the coding sequence ATGGCAAGCATTTTTAAAATGTGTGGAAAGTATCTGATAAAAAATAAGTATAGCGTGATTTGTTATGGGGTGCTGTGTCTTACAAGTAGTATGTTTTCTATGATTTCTCCCTATATAAGCGGCAATTTTATTGATTATCTGATAGTAGCGGATAATATCAGTAAAATTTATAGATATTGCTTTGCCTTTTTCGGGCTTTTTGTTTTTAATCAGTTGATAGGGTATATTGTTAATAGAGTGTATATAAAGATGCAAACTCAAATGGGCTATGACTTGAACAGTGATGTGATACGCCACATACAACATTTGCCAGTTTCATTTTTAAAAAAGCAGAATATGGCTTATTTAAACCAAAGAGTCAACAATGATTCTAATCAGGTTATTACATTTTGCATCAATATTGTACAAGGGATATTAATAAATAGTTTAAAACTTTTACTGTCCATTTTTGTATTGGTTCAATTTAGTTGCAATATTACATTGCTATTTATAGCCATAATATGTGCTTATGCATTATCGTATAAGATATTAAAGAAAATCCTTTTTAAAGCACAATTTATTTTGACAGAAGCACAAGCAAATTATTTTTCAAAATTATTCGAGCAATTTGATAATATTCTCTTTGTAAAAATGCAGGCTATATATGAAGCTTTTTTAAGTCGGTTAAAGAAAGAGTTTCAAAATATTTTGAAAGTAAGTCTTCAATATCAAAAGATTTCGTATCTATTTTCAAGTTTAGATTCTTTGATAATGTCTTTAGCTCAAATAGGAATTTTTATAATGGGTGGGGCATTAGTTATTAGGGGTAAACTTAGTGTAGGTCAATTAACAATTATGCTGAGTTACTTTGGTATAATGATGGAAGCTTCGAGATATTTTTTTTCATTAACAAAGACAATACAGGACAATAAAGTGGCATATACAAGATTAAAGCAGATATTAGATTTAGAAAGTGATGAAAACGCTGGGGTAGAGTTAAAGGATATTAGCCAAATAAGATTAAAGAATATAATGTTCTGTTATGATAAGAAATGTATATTCCGTGATATTAGTTTAGAATTTAAAAAAGGGAAAATATATTCCATCATCGGAAAAAATGGAATAGGGAAAAGCACTTTGGTAGATTTGATTATAGGGTTCTATAATAGAGAATATGCAGGTGAGATATGTTATGATGCTTTATCTTTAGATCAAATTGATATTTATAAAACAAGAAAAATGTGTTTTGGAATATGTGAACAGGAACCGGTGTTATTAGCGGATACGGTAAGATATAATGTATCAATGGATAGTGAAGACAGCATAGATTTAAAGCGATTGTTTTATATAGCAAAAAAGATAAATTTGTATTCATTCATAGAAAGTCTGCCAAAGAAATTAGAGACCATTATTGGAGAAAAAAATTCAAATTTGTCTGGAGGAGAAAAACAAAAACTTTCTATATTAAGGGTATTATATAAAAATCCACCGGTAATTATTTTAGATGAGCCGACATCTGCATTAGATGAAGAGAGCATAAGATGTTTACAAGTCTACTTAAATCAAATAAAAAGAGATAAAATAATTATTTTAATATCGCATAATTCAGATTTTATATCTATATCAGACGAAATCGTAGATTTGGATAAATTAGATATGGACGTATAG
- a CDS encoding NADAR family protein: MYINTYSNHYQQTIDHFHGAYAFLSNFYPSRIYYRGYWYANNEAAFQAQKTISPKEQLQFTKLRNPKDAKKLGREVQLRSDWESVKLMYMYEICMCKFMQNPTLCKALLATGNCHLVEGNNWGDYFWGSVNGHGENHLGKILMDIRAKLQFEC, encoded by the coding sequence ATGTATATTAATACCTATTCGAATCATTACCAGCAAACAATTGACCACTTTCATGGAGCATACGCTTTTCTTAGTAACTTCTATCCTTCCCGGATATATTACCGGGGCTACTGGTATGCAAATAATGAGGCTGCTTTCCAGGCACAAAAGACCATTTCCCCTAAAGAACAGCTTCAATTTACCAAATTAAGGAATCCAAAAGATGCAAAAAAACTGGGAAGAGAAGTGCAGCTCCGTTCAGACTGGGAAAGTGTAAAGCTTATGTACATGTATGAAATTTGTATGTGCAAATTCATGCAGAATCCTACCCTATGTAAAGCATTACTTGCTACTGGGAATTGTCACCTTGTTGAAGGAAACAACTGGGGAGATTATTTTTGGGGTTCTGTAAATGGTCATGGCGAAAATCATCTGGGCAAAATTCTTATGGATATACGTGCAAAGCTTCAATTTGAATGTTAA